A stretch of DNA from Arthrobacter jiangjiafuii:
GCGGCTGTCCTGCAGCGTGTTCGGCCCCCATTCCACGAACTGTGTCAGCCGCGGATCGGAGGCGAAGCGGTGCACGGCGGCCAGGTCCCCCGAGGTGTAGGGGCGCAGGGTCAGCCGGAGCGTGTGCAGCACCAGCGGCTCCGGCAGGTCCAGGGGTTTGTGCAGTTCCAGCGTTTCAGGCAGCTCCATGTGCCGATTCTGCCGCACAAATGCTGATTCCTTCGCCTTACGTATCTTTTCGGAGCGTCCGTGCGTCTACCGGATAGAAACGTGGCACAGTGCCATGCTTTTGGACGAGCCGACCGTGAAGCGTGCTGCGCACAGGGTCCTTGGGAAAAGGGGAAGTAGATGTCAGTCGAGTTGGATTCATCAGCAAAGCAGCAGGCAGCGGAAGTCGACGGCCGGCTGCGCGGCGACCTGCGGCAGGCACGGCGGGACTTCCTCGTGGCCCTGGAGCCGGTCCGGGCGTCGGTCTACCGCTACTGCCGCAGCCTCACCCCCAATGTGTGGGACGCCGAGGACCTGCTGCAGGAAACCCTCGCCAAGGCCCTGGCCGACGCATCCCAGCGGCACGAACCCATCACCAACACGCAGGCGTGGCTGATCCGGATCGCCACGAACACCTGGCTGGACTCCCTCCGACGCAGCGGCAGGACGACCCCGGCTGACTGGACGGATGCAAGCATCGACCTTCCCGAGGACGCTCCAGTGGACCCCTTGGTCAATCTGGCTGTGGAGGAGGCCCTGCGGCACTTGCTGCTTGCGCTGCCGCCGCGGGAGCGGGCGTGCGTGGTCCTCAAGGACGTTTTCTCCTACCCTCTGGCTGAGATCGCCGGCATCCTCGACACCACCACCGGAGCCGTGAAGAGCGCCCTGCACCGGGGGCGGGTTGCGTTGCAGGCGGCACAGGCCGGCAACCGTCCTGCAATCACCGGGTTGGAGGGGCCCGAGGCAGCCCGGCCCACTCCCCATGGGGCGGTGCTGCGGCAGCTGGCCGACGCGTTTGCCGCCTACGACATCGACGCGATGGTGCGCCTGTTCCTGTCCACTGGCCGGACCGACGTCGTCGGCAACGTCAGCGAAACCGGACACGAGCAGATCCGCACGGGATCGATGAGCCACACCTTCGGTCCGGACGCCGCCGAACTCTACCGGCCGAGCATCCACTGGTTCGACGGCGAGGAAGTCATCCTCCTGTGGGAGCGGCCCAAGAACGCCCCGGACTCCCCCGAGGTGGTCGCCGACGTCCTGCGGATCCAATGCGTCGAGGGGGAACCGCTGATCGCCGCGCTGAACTGGTACTTCTTTTGCCCCGAGCTCATTGCGGAAGTGGCAGGCGGTTTGGGCCTGCCGTTCAAAACCAACGGTGTCAGTTACTTCTGAGCATCAATTAATCGCAGTCCGGGCCCGTGCTGTCGGGGCCGGCCCGGACTGTTCGGCGGCATCCCGGGCGGCACGGAAGGCCAGGAACGCCTCGCGGCTGGTGTAGGTGGGGGTAAAGCCGAAGTCTTCCTTCAAGGCCGTGTTGTCCAGCACCGGGCGGTAGCGCAGGAACCGCAGTTGTTCCGGTCCATGCACGGTCAGCTTCAGCCGGTGCCCCAGCCACAGGGCCGCCCCCAGCACCGGGGCGGGAACCGTGAGTGTCCGGCGGCCCAGCAGTCCGGCGATCTCGCGGACCGTCAGGGCGCCGTCGCCTGCCACATTAAAAATGCCGCTGCGCCCGGTCACTACGGCGCGGACCATGGCGTCGGCGACGTCGGTGTCCCAGGCAAAGACAAACGGGGACTCGCTGCCTGCGACCCGCAGCAGCCGCGGTGCGTCGAACAGGGCGGTGATCTGGTTGCGGACCCGCTCGCCCAGGATGGTGCCGATGCGGAAGATGGTCTGCTTCAGCTCCGGATGCTCCTGCCGGAAGCGGGCCAGTTCCTCCTCGACCAGGCGCTTGTGGTGGCTGTAGGCAAACTCGTCGTTGCCGCGCAGTGCATCGTTTTCCCGCAGCCAGGCCGGGTTGTCGGGGTGGTAGCCGTAGGCCGCGCCGGAGGAGGAGATGACCACATGCTTTACCCCTGCGTCGATGCAGGCCGCCAGCACGTTCCGGGAACCGGTCACATCTACGGCGAACTCCTGCTCTCGGGTGGTGTCCTTGCCCGGATTCACGATCGCCGCGAGATGCACTACGGTTTCGATCCGGTGTTCCGCCAGCAGCCGGCCCACGCCGGGCGAACAAACATCGGCCAGGGCGTAGCTGACCCCGTCCAGGCGGCGCGCCGGGGCAGGTTCGCGGATATCCAGGGACAGGACATGGGAGATCTGCGGGTCTTCCAGGAGCCGGGCAACAACCGCGCTGCCGAGGAAGCCGTTGCCTCCGGTGATGCAGACCCGGGTCATGGGGCTTCCTTTCGAGCGGTAGGTCCTGGGGTTTCGGTTGTTCCGGGTATGGCGGAGGCCCGGGCTGCTTTACGGGCATCCCGCCGCCGCCACCAAGTGGCCAGCAGCAGGCCGGCCAGGATGTCCCAGATCCCCCACCAGGCGGCGATCATGGCCATGCCGCCGAGTCCGGCGAAGAAGGTGAGCGTCAGGCCAAGCCCCAGCCCGGTGTTGCGGGCGCCCACCTCGAAGGCGAAGGCCCTGCGGTCCGGTTCCCCCAGCCGGGCTGCCGCTGCGGTCCAGTATCCGACGGCCAGCGCAACGGCGTCGTGCAGCAGCACTACCAGGAAAATGGTGCCCAGGTGCTCGCGCAGCGGTCCGAGGTTGCTGGCCGTGCCGGAGATGATGAAGACCAGCAGCGCCACAAGTCCCACCCGCTGCACCCACGGCAGCGCCTTGGCGGTCAGGGCGGGAAAGCGCCGGGCCAACGGCATGCCGATGGCGAAGGGAACCCCGATGATCAGCAGCACCTGGACCAGCATCTCGGCACGGTTTAGGGAAAAGTCGCGCATCAGGGCATCGGTGGCCGGGTTCAGCGACGCCCAAAGCGCCACATTCAGCGGCATGACCACGATGGCCACCAGGTTCGATACCGCCGTCATTGACGCCGACAGGGCGACGTTGCCTCCGGCCCGGTAGGTCAGCACATTGGAAATTCCGCCCGGCGGGCAGCACGCCACCAGGATCATGCCCAGCGCGATCGACGCCGGCACGTCCAGCAGCAGGGCAAGCCCGACGGTGACGGCAGGCAGGAGCAAATATTGGGCGCCGATGCCCAGCACCACCGCCTTGGGATGGCGGGCAACGGTCCGGAAGTCGGACGGGCGGACCTCCAGGGCGATCCCGAGGATGATCAGGGCCAGGACCGCGTTCAGGACGATCAGCGAGGCGGGGGTGAAGTTCAGTACGACGTCGTCAATGGGCATGGGTGCCAACCCCGCCCTGGGTCGCGGCCGCTGGCTGGACCGCTGGCTGGCCTGTCTGGCCGCCCGGAGGGTCCGCGGGGTGCAGCAGCGCCAGATGGGCGGCGAGTTGCGCCCGGTACGCGTCCTTGTTGACGTAGTAGCTCATCCGGTCCAATCCGAGGTACTTGTAGCCGCCGGTCATGTCAGGGGATGGTCCGGCGATGGCCTGCCGGAACCCGGCCGCGCGCTGTGGTGCATGGACCTGCGCGGCCAGATAAGCGGCTGCGAGTTCTGCCTGCTTGTAGCGGCCCTCCCAGCCCAGACCGGAGGCTTCCACCATGCCCACGACGATCAGGTTTTCCGCCTGCCGGCTGAACATGTTCAGGTACAGCGACGGCGACGGGCCGTTCCAGCCCAGCTCGGCCCGGTCAAGGAAGGGATAGGAAAGGACGTAGCCGGTGGAGAGCAGAATCAGGTCATATTCGCGGGCGCTGCCGTCGCGAAAGTGCACCGTGTGACCGTCGAGCCGGGAAATGTCCGGCATCACTTGGAGGTCGCCGTGGCCCAGGTGGTGCAGGATCAGCGAGTTGACCACCGGATGCGATTCGTAGATCCGGTAGCCCGGTTCGGGGAAGCCAAAGCGGCGGGGATCGCCCGTGAACATCCGCAGCAGCCGCTTGTCGATGAACTGCTTCAGCGGGCGGGGCAGCGGGCGGCCCTGGTTCAGCGTGTCGGTGGGCCGGCCGAAAATGTACTTCGGGATGAAGTAGTAACCGCGGCGCACACTGATGTCCACGGCCGCCGCATGGTGCACGGCGTCCACGGCGATGTCGCAGCCGCTGTTGCCGGCACCCACGACCAGAACGCGCCTGCCGGCCAGGTCGGCGGGGTTCTTGTAGTGCGCCGAGTGCAGGATCTCACCGGAAAAGGTTCCCGGAAACTCGGGCACGAACGGGGTGTGCAGCGTGCCGGTGGCAACAATCAAGGCACTGAACCTGCCGCTGCCCGCACCGCCGTCGGCACTGCGCCACGACAGCTGCCAGCCGCCGTCGTCCTGCGTGGCGGCGGTGATCCGTGTCCCGAACCGGATGGAGCCGCGCAGGCCGAAATTGTCTGCGTACCCGCGGAAGTATTCCTGCAGGTGCCGGTGCCCGGGATAGTCCGGAGTGCCCGCAGGCATGGGATATTCAGCGAACTCGGTAGTGGTTCTGGATGAAATGAGATGGGCGGATTCATACACGGTGCTGGCCGGATTCTCTATGTTCCAGAGCCCGCCCACATCGGTGTGCTGTTCAAAGCCGACAAACTCCAGCCCCTGCCGGGACAGTGCCCGCATGGCCGCCAGCCCGCTGGGCCCTGCTCCGATGACAGCGGCCGGCAGTCCCCCGCGTCCTGCCGTAGGTGTTTCCAACACTGGTTCCCGCTTTCGTGACCTGCATCACCTTTGATGCTGCCAGAACGCTACCGACCAGGGGGATAAGGGTCAAACACCGGCCCCGGCGGGTCGCCGTCGGGCTCCATCGCGGGGACGGCGAAGGCCCCGGCGGAAATTCCGCCGGGGCCCTCGCCCTGCCGCTGAAACAGGCGCGGTGTGGTTACAACGCGTCCATGTGGTTACAGCACGTCGTCGTCGACCCAGTCGAAGGTCCGGGTGACGGCCTTGGACCACAGGCGCATCTGGCGCTGACGCTCGCTGTCTTCCATCTGCGGGGTCCAGCGCTTGTCTTCCGCCCACTTGGTGGCCAGCTCGTCGGTGTCGTTCCAGTAGCCAACGGCGAGGCCGGCTGCATAGGCGGCGCCGAGGGCAGTGGTCTCCACGATCTTGGGCCGGACCACGTCGACGCCCAGGATGTCGGCCTGGAACTGCATGAGCGCCTCGTTGGCGACCATGCCGCCGTCGACCCGCAGTTCGGTCAGCGGAACGCCGGAGTCTGCGTTCACGGCATCAAGCACCTCGCGCGTCTGGAAAGCGGTGGCCTCCAGCGCCGCGCGGGCAATGTGGTTCTTGTTCACGAAGCGGGTCAGACCGACAATCGCGCCGCGGGCATCGGAACGCCAGTGCGGTGCGAACAGGCCGGAGAAGGCCGGAACAATGTAGACGCCGCCGTTGTCGGTGACCTCGTTGGCGAGGGCCTCAACCTCAGGGGCACTCTGGATCATGCCCAGGTTGTCCCGCAGCCACTGAACCAGTGAACCGGTGACCGCAATGGAGCCTTCAAGGGCGTAGACCGGCTTGGCATCGCCGAGCTGATACGCCACCGTGGTGATCAGCCCGTTCTCGGAACGGACAATCTCCTCGCCCGTGTTGAAGATCAGGAAGCAGCCGGTGCCATAGGTGTTCTTGGCGGCACCCTGGCCGAACGCTGCCTGGCCAAACGTGGCTGCCTGCTGGTCGCCGAGGATGCCGGCAACGGGGGTTTCACGCAGCAGCTGCGACGTGTGAACGGTGCCGTAGACCTCGGAGGAGGACTTAATCTGGGGCATCATGGACACCGGCACGCCGAAGTCCTTGAGGATCTCCTCGTCCCAGGTCAGGGTTTCCAGGTTCATGAACAGCGTGCGGGAGGCGTTGGTGACGTCGGTGATGTGCACGCCGCCGTCCGTTCCACCGGTGAGGTTCCAGACGATCCAGGAGTCGGTGTTGCCGAAAAGCAGGTCCCCTGCTTCGGCACGTTCCCGTGCCCCTTCCACGTTGTCCAGGATCCACTTGATCTTGGTGCCGGAGAAGTAGGTGGCCAGCGGCAGGCCCACGCGGTCCTTGTAGCGGTCCAGGCCGCCGTCCTTGGCCAGTTCGTTCACGGTCGGCTGGGTGCGGGTGTCCTGCCAGACAATGGCGTTGTAGACCGGCTTACCCGTGGTTTTGTCCCAGACAACGGCAGTTTCACGCTGGTTGGTGATGCCGACGGCTGCGATGTCGTGGCGGGTCAGGTTCGCCTTCGACAGGGCGGTGCCGACCACCTCGCGCACATTGGTCCAGATTTCCTCGGGGTCGTGCTCTACCCAGCCCGCACGCGGGAAGATCTGCTCGTGTTCCTTCTGGCCGGTTGAAACGATGTTGCCGTCGTGGTCAAACACGATCGCACGGCTGCTGGTAGTGCCCTGGTCAATGGCAATGATGTATGTCGAATCAGGCATGAGTCGCTCCTCTTACAGATAGATGGATGGAGGGCGGGATCTTCCGCCCGTAACCGGAACCCCCGGACCGGTCTTCCTGGGAAAAAGTGCTAGAGAACCGGCATGGGCAGGCCGTTGAAGACCAGGCCGGCCAGGACACCGCCGATGATGGGTCCGAGGATCGGCACCCACGAGTAGGACCAGTCGCTGGAGCCCTTGTGGCGGATCGGGAGCAGGGCATGCACGATACGCGGACCAAGGTCACGCGCAGGGTTGATGGCGTATCCCGTCGGCCCGCCGAGCGATGCGCCAATACCGAGCACCAGGAGCGCTACGGCCAGGGGGCCGATTTCGTTCGGGGTTCCGCTGAAGGACAGAATCACGAAGACCAGCACGAAGGTGCCGATGACCTCGGTGACAAGGTTCCAGCCGTAGGCGCGGATGGTCGGGCCGGTGGAGAACACACCAAGGATGTTGGCGGCGTCCGGCTCATCGTCGAACTGCTTCTTGTAGGCCAGCCAGGTCACAAATGCACCGATCATGGCACCAAGCAACTGCCCTGCCAGGTACACAAGGACGGCCGTGAAACTCATCTCCACGCCGGGCGCCAGTTCGTCTGCCCCGTTGGCAACGAAACCAAGGGTGACGGCCGGGTTGATATGGGCACCGGACTGCACGGCAACAAAGACACCGGCGAAGACGGCAAGGCCCCAGCCGAAGTTCACCAGCAGGAACCCTCCGCCGTTGCCCTTCGTTTTGGTCAGTGCCACGTTTGCTACAACTCCGCAGCCGAGCAATATCAGAATTGCCGTTCCCGCGAGCTCACTGAGGAATACCTCACCGAGAGTCACCATTGACTTCTCCATCCTTCTGTTCGGGATGATCTGGTCCGGCCTTTCAAACCGGCCCGATACATCTCATTTCACCGGTCCAGGCACCCGTATGGGTGCACCACCGCTTATGTGTAGTAAACCGTACCGTCTAATCTCACAACGGTTTTGATCACACCGCTAAAAATGCCGCGGCCGGGGCAAGAACCACGTAGTCCTTCGTCAGTTCCGGGTATAAGTCCCGGTCCGGGGGCAATTCCACCCTCGGCGGCCTACCTCGGTAGAGTCTTATGCATGGAACCGGCACCGAAAATCCCGCTCAACAACGGCGTCCTCATCGATCAGGTGGGCTTTGGCACCTACAAGGTACCGGCCCCCGATGCTGCCGCCCTGGTGACCCGTGCGCTCAACACCGGCTACCGCCATGTGGACACCGCCACCCTCTACGGCAACGAAGAGGGTGTGGGCAACGCCATACTGAACTTCACCCGGGACGGCGCTGTTTCCAGGGATGAGATCTTCCTTACCACCAAGGTCTGGAACACCGACCAGGGCTACGACCGGACGCTGCGGGCTTTTGATGCGTCGATGGACCGGCTGGGCCTGGACATCCTGGACCTGTACCTCATCCACTGGCCCTGCCCGGAGCGCGGACTGTTCGCGGAAACCTACCGTGCCATGGAGGCGCTGTACCGGGACGGACGGGTGCGGGCAATCGGCGTTTCCAACTTCCAGCCGGACCACCTAAGGCAGCTCCTGGATGCCGCTGACGTGGTTCCGGCCGTCAACCAGGTGGAACTGCACCCCTGGCTGCAGCAGCGCGAGCTCCGTGCGCTGCACGACGAGCTCGGTATCCGCACTGTTGCCTGGAGCCCGCTGGGCCGCGGCGCCGTCCTGGCCGATCCGGTGGTGGTGAAGGTTGCCGGGGACCAGGGCATCTCCCCCGCACAGGTGATCCTGCGGTGGCACCTGGAGCAGGGCAATGTCGCCATCCCCAAGGCCAGCTCCCCGGAGCGGATCGCCGAGAACCTTGATGTCTTTTCGTTTGAACTGACCGACGCTGCCCGTGATGCCCTTGCCGGACTTGACCGCAATGCCCGCTCCGGCTCGCATCCGGACCGGGTGAACTAGTGAAAAACGCTTCGCCGGCCGGCTCCGCTGGAATCGATTTGACCCGCCGGGCCGAGGTACGGACCTTTACCGTGGCCGGAACGCTCCAGCACTGCTGGGACTATCCTCCCGTTGAAAACGGGGCGGACGGGCAGCCGCCGATCTTCATGGTCCACGGTTTCCGCGGCGACCACCACGGCCTGCTGCGCATCGTCGAGGCACTGCCGCAGCACCGGATCCTCGTCCCCGATCTGCCGGGCTTTGGTTCCGCCGATCCGCTGCCGCAGACGCACGACGTCGGCGCTTACGCCGGGTTTGTGTCCGCCGCGCTGGCCGGCGGAGTTCCCGGCCTGGGTTCGGACACGGTCCTGCTGGGCCATTCCTTCGGCTCGATCATCGCGTCCCGGGTCGCGGCCGAACACCCGCAGCTGCTGAGCGAACTGATCCTGGTGAACCCCATCTGCGAGCCTGCCCTGGAAGGATCCAAGGCGATCACCAGCAAGGCCGCTGAACTGTACTATCTGGCCGCCGCCCGGCTTCCGGAGCGTATCGGCATGGCCCTGCTGCAGCACCGCGCAATTGTGCGGGGTATGAGCATCTTCATGGCCAAGACCCGTGATCCGGCCCTGCGGCGCTGGATCCACGGCCAGCACCGCGCCTACTTCAGCGCCTTCGCCAACCGTGACGTGGTCCTCGACGCCTTCCGCGCCTCGATTTCCGCCACCGTTCGGGACGCCGCAGCGCAGCTGAGGATGCCGGTGCTGCTCATCGCCGCCGAACGCGACGACCTCGGATCCGTAGCGGGGCAGCGGAAACTGGCCGGTCTCATCCCGGACGCCGAGCTGGCGGTGCTGCCCGGCGTCGGTCATCTGGTCCACTATGAGGCCCCGGCCGAGGCCGCAGCACTGATCACGGATTTCCTGCAGCGGAGGCACCCATGACCCTGCGGATCGCCCTGGACGCACGGTTCACCCGGATTGACCAGCATGACGGCATCTCCCGGTACGGCGCATCCCTGATTGAGGCCGTTGCCAGCCGCGCCGACGTGCTGATGCTGATTTCCGACGAGCGCCAGCTGGCACTGTTGCCGGACCTGCCCTGGGTCAAGATCAACAGCCCGATCTCCCCCGCGGAATTATTCGTCGCGTTCCGCATCAACCGGCTGGGCGCCGACGTCGTCGTCAGCCCCATGCAGACCATGGGCAGCTGGGGCCGGACGTATCCGCTGATCCTCACCCTGCACGACCTGATCTACTACTCCAATCCGGCGCCGCCGGGTTTCCTTCCGCTGCCCGTGCGGGTGCTGTGGCGGCTGTATCACCTGGCCTACTGGCCGCAGCGGCTGCTGCTGAACCGGGCCGACGTCGTCGCCACCATCAGCGACACCACCCGCTCGCTGATTGCCAGGCACCGCCTGTCCAGGCGCCCGGTCCGCATTGTGGGGAACGCGCCGCAGCCCGGAGTCGTGGCCCGCGATCCGGCGCAGGCACCGGAGAAGTCCCTGCTGTACATGGGCTCGTTCATGCCCTACAAGAACGTGGAAACAGTGGTGCGCGGCATGGAGGGGCTGCCCGGCTACACCCTGCATCTGCTGAGCCGGATCTCCCCGGCCCGCCGGGCCGAACTTGCTGCGCTGGTGCCGGCCGGCAGCGAGGTGGTGTTCCACAACGGGGTCACCGAGGAGGAGTACGCAACCCTGCTGCGCTCTGCCACCGCACTGGTGACGCTGTCCCGGGCCGAGGGCTACGGGCTGCCGATGATCGAGGCGATGGCGGCAGGGACGCCGGTGGTGGCCAGCGATATTCCGATCTTCCGGGAGGTATCCGGCGGTGCGGCGCTGCTCGCGGATCCGGAGAGCCCCCAGGCGTTCGCGGCTGCAGTCCGGGAGCTTGCGGATCCGGAGTGCTGGCGGCGCGTGTCCGAAGCAGGGCTTCGCCGGGCGGCGGAGTACTCCTGGGAGCACTCCGCCGGCCAGCTGCTGGATGCTGCCGCTGAAGCGGTGCGGCTGTTCGCGGCGCGGAGGACTACTCCGTAGGGTCCAGGGCGACGATCATCTTGCCTTTATTGGCACCCTTCATCAGCGCGATGAACGCCTGCGGGGCGTTTTCGAGGCCCTCGACGAAGGTCTCGTCGTAGCTGAGCCTGCCGTCGTTGAGCCAGCCGGCGATCCGTTCCGTGGCTTCGCCGGCGTACTGGTTGTAGCTGCCCACGATGAAGCCGCGCAGGGTCAGTTCCTTGCCGATGGCCAGCGCCAGGTTGCGCGGCCCCGTGGGAGCGTCAGTGGTGTTGTACTGCGAGATGGCCCCGCACATGGCGATCCGGCCGTACTTGTTCAGAACCGAGATGGCTGCTTCGAGGTGCTCGCCGCCGACGTTGTCGAAGTAGACGTCGATGCCCTCCGGGCCCACCGCTTCCTTGAGCCGGGCCTTGACCGGACCGTCGTGGTAGTTGAAGGCTGCATCAAAACCGAGGTCCAGCAGGCGCTGGACCTTCTCGTCCGAGCCGGCGCTGCCGATGACCTTCTTCGCGCCCATGGCCTTGGCGATCTGGCCGACCAGCGAGCCGACGGCGCCGGCGGCACCGGAGACGAAAACGACGTCGCCCTCCTTGAACTGCGCAACCTTGGTCAGGCCTGCGTAAGCCGTCAGGCCGGTCATGCCGAGCACGCCCAGATAGGTGGTGGCCGGAGCCAGCGCGGTATCAATGATGCGGGCGCGTTTTCCGTCCAGGACGGCGTAGTCGCGCCAGCCCAGGCCGTGCAGCACCAGGTCGCCCGCCTTGTGCGACTCGGAGCGCGATTCCAGCACCTCGCCGATGGCGCCGCCCTCGAGCGGGGCGTCAATCCTGAAGGGCGGCACGTAGGACTTCACGTCGTTCATCCGGCCGCGCATGTACGGGTCCACCGACATGTAGAGGTTGCGGACCAGGACCTGGCCGTCTTCCAGCTGGGGCACGGGCACCTCGGCGAGCCGGAAGTTCTCGTCCGTGGGCCAGCCCTCCGGGCGTGACGCCAGCTGGATTTCGCGGCTGGTCTGAGGGTAGTCGGTCATGGAATGCCTTCCTGTTCGGGACCCGGAGGCCCGTCGGGGTTTGGTGGGAAATCTCAGGCGGCGGCTGCTGCGCTCAGTCTGCCGCAGCGCGAAGTGCGCGGGTCACTTTCGCAAGTGTCTCCTGCAGCGCACGCAGTTCCTGCGGCTCGAGCCCGGCTGCCGCGGCTACCTCCTGCGGCAGATCCAGGGCTTTGGCCTGCAGGGAGCGGCCGTTTTCGGTCAGGTGGATCTCGACGCGTCGTTCGTCCGCTCCGCTGCGGCGGCGCTGGAGCAGGCCTGCAGCTTCGAGCCGTTTAAGCAGGGGTGAGAGTGTTCCGGAGTCCAGCTCCAGGGACCGGCCCAGGTCCCGCACGCCCACGCCGTCGCGCTCCCACAGCACCTGCAGCACCAGGTACTGCGGATAGGTCAGGCCCAGCTTTTCCAGCAGCGGCCGGTATACCGCCGTGGCGGCCCGCGACGCCGAGTACAGCGAAAAGCAGACCTGCCGCTGGAGGGAATCACTCATCCGGCCAACGTAGCCCACTATTTGGTTGTGCACAACCAAACGGGAGAGGGGGTATCCTGCTGTTTCCGTCCGGGCCTGGACTGCTGCAAGGCCTGCACCCGTTGACCTGGTCCCGCTGCCGGGGCAAGGTCGCCATATGCCACATCCGTCTTCCGCAGATCCACGGCCGGCAGATCCGCCTGCCATCCGTATCTCCGGGCTCTCGGTGCGGCGCGGCGGGACCACCGCCCTGGATGGTCTGACCGTCACCGTTCCACGAGGTCAGGTGGTGGGGCTTCTCGGCCCCAGCGGCAGCGGCAAGACCACACTGATGCGGGCTGTCGTGGGCACCCAAAGGAGCACGGAAGGGACCATCGCAGTACTCGGCTCCCCTGCCGGCAGCCCGGCGCTGCGGCGGAAAGCCGGCTACCTGGCCCAGGCCGCCGGCATCTACGACGACCTGACGGTCCTCGAAAACCTGCGCTACTTCGCCCGGATCCTGGGCGCCCCGGCCTCCGACCCGGACCGGGTGATCAGGGAAACCGGTCTGGTCGGTCAGGCCGGGCGGCTTGCCGGAAGTCTCAGCGGCGGCCAGCACCGCCGGGTCTCGCTGGCCGTGGCGCTGCTGGGCGCACCGGAGCTGCTGATCCTTGACGAGCCCACGGTCGGGCTGGATCCGGTCCTGCGGCGGGACCTGTGGAATCTCTTCGCCACGCTGGCCTCCCGCGGCGTGAGCCTGCTGGTAAGCAGCCACGTGATGGACGAGGCCAAGCGGTGTGACCGCATCCTCCTCTTGCATGAGGGGCGGCTGCTGGCCGACATGACGCCGGCGGAGTTGCTGGAACACACAGGTGCTCCCGATGCCGACGCCGCCTTCCTGATCCTGCTGGGTGCCGCATGAACCCGCCTCTGGCGCTGGCCACGGCGGCACGGGTGCTGATCCAGATCCGCCATGATCCCCGGACGGTGCTCCTGCTGCTGCTGGTCCCGAGCCTGCTGATCGGACTGTTGGCCTGGATTTTCGAAGACACCGGCGTGTTTGGCGACCTGGGACCGGCACTGTTGGGACTGTTCCCCTTCATCGTCATGTTCCTGGTCACAAGCATCACGACCCTGCGGGAACGCCGCTCCGGCACCCTGGAGCGGCTGATGACGCTGCCGCTGGGGAAGTTCGATTTCATCGCCGGCTACACCCTGGCCTTCGGGCTGCTGGGGACGGTCCAATCCCTGATCGCCTCCGCCTACGCGGTCTGGGTTTGCGGGCTCGACGTCGAAGGCAGCCTCGGACTACTGGTCACCGTGGCGGTGGTCGATGCGGTGCTGGGCGCCACCCTCGGCCTCTTCACCAGCGCCTTTGCGGCGACCGAATTCCAAGTCATCCAATTCATGCCGGCCCTGGTGTTTCCCCAGATCCTGCTGGGCGGGATTTTCATTCCCCGGGAGCAGATGCCTGCGGTGCTGGAAGCGGTGTCCGGCTGGCTGCCGCTTTCCCACGCCGTCGAAGC
This window harbors:
- a CDS encoding aldo/keto reductase — encoded protein: MEPAPKIPLNNGVLIDQVGFGTYKVPAPDAAALVTRALNTGYRHVDTATLYGNEEGVGNAILNFTRDGAVSRDEIFLTTKVWNTDQGYDRTLRAFDASMDRLGLDILDLYLIHWPCPERGLFAETYRAMEALYRDGRVRAIGVSNFQPDHLRQLLDAADVVPAVNQVELHPWLQQRELRALHDELGIRTVAWSPLGRGAVLADPVVVKVAGDQGISPAQVILRWHLEQGNVAIPKASSPERIAENLDVFSFELTDAARDALAGLDRNARSGSHPDRVN
- a CDS encoding alpha/beta fold hydrolase, coding for MKNASPAGSAGIDLTRRAEVRTFTVAGTLQHCWDYPPVENGADGQPPIFMVHGFRGDHHGLLRIVEALPQHRILVPDLPGFGSADPLPQTHDVGAYAGFVSAALAGGVPGLGSDTVLLGHSFGSIIASRVAAEHPQLLSELILVNPICEPALEGSKAITSKAAELYYLAAARLPERIGMALLQHRAIVRGMSIFMAKTRDPALRRWIHGQHRAYFSAFANRDVVLDAFRASISATVRDAAAQLRMPVLLIAAERDDLGSVAGQRKLAGLIPDAELAVLPGVGHLVHYEAPAEAAALITDFLQRRHP
- a CDS encoding glycosyltransferase family 4 protein; this encodes MRIALDARFTRIDQHDGISRYGASLIEAVASRADVLMLISDERQLALLPDLPWVKINSPISPAELFVAFRINRLGADVVVSPMQTMGSWGRTYPLILTLHDLIYYSNPAPPGFLPLPVRVLWRLYHLAYWPQRLLLNRADVVATISDTTRSLIARHRLSRRPVRIVGNAPQPGVVARDPAQAPEKSLLYMGSFMPYKNVETVVRGMEGLPGYTLHLLSRISPARRAELAALVPAGSEVVFHNGVTEEEYATLLRSATALVTLSRAEGYGLPMIEAMAAGTPVVASDIPIFREVSGGAALLADPESPQAFAAAVRELADPECWRRVSEAGLRRAAEYSWEHSAGQLLDAAAEAVRLFAARRTTP
- a CDS encoding NADP-dependent oxidoreductase; translation: MTDYPQTSREIQLASRPEGWPTDENFRLAEVPVPQLEDGQVLVRNLYMSVDPYMRGRMNDVKSYVPPFRIDAPLEGGAIGEVLESRSESHKAGDLVLHGLGWRDYAVLDGKRARIIDTALAPATTYLGVLGMTGLTAYAGLTKVAQFKEGDVVFVSGAAGAVGSLVGQIAKAMGAKKVIGSAGSDEKVQRLLDLGFDAAFNYHDGPVKARLKEAVGPEGIDVYFDNVGGEHLEAAISVLNKYGRIAMCGAISQYNTTDAPTGPRNLALAIGKELTLRGFIVGSYNQYAGEATERIAGWLNDGRLSYDETFVEGLENAPQAFIALMKGANKGKMIVALDPTE
- a CDS encoding MarR family winged helix-turn-helix transcriptional regulator, with the translated sequence MSDSLQRQVCFSLYSASRAATAVYRPLLEKLGLTYPQYLVLQVLWERDGVGVRDLGRSLELDSGTLSPLLKRLEAAGLLQRRRSGADERRVEIHLTENGRSLQAKALDLPQEVAAAAGLEPQELRALQETLAKVTRALRAAAD
- a CDS encoding ABC transporter ATP-binding protein, translating into MPHPSSADPRPADPPAIRISGLSVRRGGTTALDGLTVTVPRGQVVGLLGPSGSGKTTLMRAVVGTQRSTEGTIAVLGSPAGSPALRRKAGYLAQAAGIYDDLTVLENLRYFARILGAPASDPDRVIRETGLVGQAGRLAGSLSGGQHRRVSLAVALLGAPELLILDEPTVGLDPVLRRDLWNLFATLASRGVSLLVSSHVMDEAKRCDRILLLHEGRLLADMTPAELLEHTGAPDADAAFLILLGAA
- a CDS encoding ABC transporter permease, whose amino-acid sequence is MNPPLALATAARVLIQIRHDPRTVLLLLLVPSLLIGLLAWIFEDTGVFGDLGPALLGLFPFIVMFLVTSITTLRERRSGTLERLMTLPLGKFDFIAGYTLAFGLLGTVQSLIASAYAVWVCGLDVEGSLGLLVTVAVVDAVLGATLGLFTSAFAATEFQVIQFMPALVFPQILLGGIFIPREQMPAVLEAVSGWLPLSHAVEALNLVADGSGSTAEIIREIGILAAFAVVFVVLGAVTLRRRTP